CGATCGGCTGGCGGCCATCGGTTATCACCACGTCGAGCGTGAGATTGATGCGCCCGGCGACGAACTCGAACAGCTTGCGCAGGCGCTGAGCCTCGGGCATGGACCTGACTTTTGCAGTCGGGCCGACCGGGATGTCGAGTATCAGGTGGGAAGAGCCGGCGGCGATCTTCTTCGACAGGATGGAGGCCACCATCTGGCCGGGCGAGTCGATCGACAGCGGACGCTCAACCGAAATCAGGACATCGTCGGCCGGCGACAGGTGTGCGGTGCCCCCCCAGGCCACGCAACCACGGTGTTCGCGCACGATATCGGCCAGCGCCTCCATTGGCAACTCGACATTGGCAAGCACCTCCATGGTGTCGGCGGTGCCGGCGGGCGAGGTGATCGCCCGCGACGAGGTCTTCGGACAGAGCATGCCGTGCGCGGCGACGATCGGCACCACCAGCATCGAGGTGCGGTTGCCCGGAATGCCCCCGATGCAGTGCTTGTCCACCACCGGACGCTCGCGCCAATCGAGCCGCCGCCCCGAGGCCACCATGGCGTCGGTGAGGTAATAGACCTCCTCGCGGTCGAGCTCGCCCTGATTGCAGGCCACCACGAATGCAGTGAGCTCGATCTTCGAATACCGGTGCTCGGCGATGTCGCGCACGATGGCGCGAAAATCATTCTGATCGAGGCGCTCGCCCGCGATCTTGCGATGCAGCGCCGGGATCGACGAGGCCGGCTCGGCCTGCGAGATCGACGCCGGATGCCCGTCCGCCACGCCGAGCAGATCGAAGGCATCCTCGGACACGCCCAGCTCGGCGCAACCGACGATGTGCTCGTCGTCGACCACGTTCAGGGTTGCCAGAATACGCCTGCCGTTGGCTCTCACCTCGACCTTGGACAAGGCCTGAAAGCCTTCGGCCCGATACACCGCACAGTCGCGGTGGAGATAGGCCACGTTCTCCCGATAGGTGTCGATCGCCACCCGGCGCAGAACGAGCTTCAAGGCGGCGGCGCCGGCCGCAGCATCGGCACATGGCGTTGCGGCAGGCACGGATTTCGGGCTGGCTGCCCACCTGGACTTTTTGAGTTCGGTCATGATCATCAAGCCTACACCTGCGCGCATCCGGGGTACACGCTCCGCCCGCCTCTGTTGCCGCCACACCGCCGCTGACCATCGCGCGGGGAAATAATCTCGCCCTTACCCGCCTCATCGAGTAGCATCGCAGCCCTCTTTCGTTGGTCTGTATCTACATCATGAGCCTTGCGCCTGCCCGTGCCTGCGGCGTCGACTTCGGCACCTCAAACTCCACCATCGGCTGGCTGCGCCCGGGTGCACCGACCTTGCTCACCCTCGAAGACGACAAGCCAACCCTGCCATCTGCGGTGTTCTTCAACGCCGATGAGGACACCACCTGCTTCGGGCGCGCCGCACTTGGCGAGTACCTGGAAGGTTACGAGGGGCGCCTGATGCGGGCGCTCAAGAGTCTGCTCGGCAGCAGCCTGATCGACGGCCACACCGAAGTGCTGGGCCGCGCGCTGCCCTTTCGCCAGCTGCTCGCAAGCTTCATCGGCGAGCTCAAGCAGCGTGCAGAGGCACAGGCGGGCCGCCCCTTCGAGCAGGCAGTGTTCGGCCGTCCGGTACATTTCGTGGATGACAATGCCGAGGCAGACCGCAAGGCGCAGGACACCCTCGAAGAGGTTGCCCGCCAGGTCGGCTTCCGGGACGTCAGCTTCGAGTTCGAACCGATCGGCGCGGCGCTGCACTACGAGGCCTCACTCGATCGTGAGGAACTGGTGCTCGTCGCCGACATCGGCGGCGGCACTGCGGACTTTTCCCTGATTCGCCTGTCGCCCGAGCGCGCGCGCGCGGAGGACCGCCGTGAAGACCTGCTCGGCAATGCCGGCGTGCATATCGGCGGCACCGATTTCGACCGCGCGCTCAGTCTCGAATGCGTCATGCCCCTGCTCGGCTACCGCGGAAAGATGAAGAACGGTGCGGAGATTCCGTCGAGCATCTTCTTTCAGCTCGCGACCTGGCACACGATCAACTTTGCCTACGCCCGCCAGGTCACCTCCGATCTTCAGCATATCTACCGTGACGCCACCGCCCGTACCGAACTGGACCGGCTCTCGCGGCTGATCGCACGCCGGGAAGGGCACTGGCTGGCGCTGCAGGTGGAACAGGCCAAGATCGACCTGTCGGCGGCGCCCGAGGCGATGCTGGAACTCGACCGGCTGGAGCCCGGCCTCACCCACAGCATCACCCGCGACGCCTTCACGCTCGCCACGCGAACGCTGGTGGGGCGCGTGGCGGAGACGGTCAGCACCCTGCTCAATCAGGCGGGCGTGGCGCGGGATCAGGTGGATACGGTGTATTTCACCGGCGGCGCCAGCGGGGTTCCGCAACTGCGCAAGCAGATCGCGGCAGAGTTGCCGCAGGCACGCAGCGTCGAGGGCGATCTGTACGGCAGCATCGGCGCCGGCCTCGCCGTGCAGGCCATGCGTCGTTACGGCTGAACGGGGCATCCTGCAGCAACGACGGCTGCGATCCGCAGCACTGGCGTCCACAGGGTGGCCGAATCAGCCAAAACGAAAACGGTCGCGCAAACAAAAACGCCGGCGTTCCCAGTGAAGGGACGCCGGCGCGATCAGAACGGCTTCAGGCGGCGACTTCCGGCGGCAGGGCGATCGTGTTGCCGGTGCTGTAGCGGTAGTCGTTGAACACATGCTCGGCCGAGAGGATCTGGTAGTTGCCATCCTCATTCTTGCGCGTGGTGTCCTTGAGCCGGTAGGTGTAGTGGCCACAGGTCCAGCAGTCGAAGTTGCGCATGTGGGTGCACAGGCAGGTCTTGTCCATCACCTTGACCTTGGCGGCCTCGGGATGTGCGGCGACTTCGCGGTTGTAGGCGTCGATGTACTGGCAGTTGCCCTTGGCGTCGAGCAGATAGCCGAAGGCTTCGCAGTTGGGGCGAATGCCGCTGCCGATCGCAGGGCTGTTCTTGAGCATGCGCATCGGATAGCCGGTCGGCGAAATGCCGTTGACCTCGATGTCGTCCTCGCTGGCCTTGAAGTACTCCTGCTGCACGTCTTCGGGCAGCCCGCACTCGTCGGTGACGGTGAAGCGCGTGGCAACCTGAACCGCCGCGGCGCCCATTTCGAGGAAATTCACCGCATCGCTGCCGGTAAAGATGCCGCCGGCCGGAATCAGCGGAATATCGAGCTGCTCAGCCTGCAGCCAGTCGCGGATCTCGACCATGATCGAGGCCAGGTCGAATGCGGCCCAGTCCATGCCGAACCCGAGGTGACCGCCCGCGAGCGGGCCTTCAACCACGACGTAGTCGGGCATGCGGCCGGTGCGTGCGTTCTTCTTGAGGAAGAGTTGCAGTGCGCGCAGCGAGGACACGATGATGCCCAGCTTGACGTCGTTGAAACGCGGATGATCCTGGATCAGCGCAAACGAGCCCAGGTGCAGACCCGCCGCCAGCGTGATGCCGTCGATGCCATGGTCCATGGCGGCCTGCAGACGCACCCGCAAGGTTTCCTTGGGGCCGTTCATGGTCAGCTTCTCCATGCAGTTGATGAAGACCAGACCCGGGCCGCGCTTGGCCTCCATGGTCTTGCCCACATGCATGGCCGTCGCTTCGGCGAGCAGTCCGAGGTCGAACTGCACCACCGACTTGTCGGAATTTGCGACGTTGAACTTGTACTGCTTGAGCTTGTTCTTGACGAACTTGGTGTTGAAGCGCCGGTCGGAAACGGTCGGCACCATCGCGTCGGAAATGTGCCCGATACCACCGAGGCGCGCAGCCTCCAGTGAGAGTTCGGCCGTCGAGATATCGACACCCATGCCTCCCACCATGATCGGTACCAGTTCATGCGAGCCGAGCCGCAGGCGAAAATCATCAACACGCTTCATTGCTTCAGTGTCCGTTTTTTGACGCAGTCCGTCATTATCCCTCAGCTGAGACATTGATGGCAGCGCTGCGTGCGCTCATACGGCAAAAGATGCACAGAAATGAGGCGCGAATACCACGAAGGGTGCGTCCCGGGCGCTTCAGACGCTGGTGCACGCGCGCCCAGCTCACGCCCGGTGCTTGAACAGCGCCTCGACCGGTCCCGGCCGCCCGAAATAATAACCCTGGTAGCTCAGGCACCCCTGCCTCGCCAGGGCGTCGCGCTGCTCGACTGTTTCCACCCCTTCGGCAATCACGCTCAGGCCGAGACTTTCTGCGAGGGTGATGATGGCGCGCGCAATCGCCGCGTCGTTGGGATCTGCGAGCAGGTCGCGGACAAAGGAACGATCGATCTTGAGCTGATCGAGCGGGAGGCGCTTGAGATAGGACAGGGAGGAATACCCCGTGCCGAAGTCATCCAGCGAGAAGCCGACGCCGTGCGCCTTGAGCGCAGCCATGCGGGCGATGGTTTCCTCGGCGTCGACCAGCAGCAGGCTTTCGGTCAGCTCGAGTTTCAGGCATCGCGGATTGGCGCCACTGCGATCGAGCGCCGACAGCACCAGATCGACGAAATCGGCCTGGCGGAACTGACGCGCACTGACATTCACCGACAGGGTCAGGGCTGCGGTGTCCAGCGTGTCGCTCCACGCCCGCAACTGGGCGCAGGCAGTGTCGAGCACCCAGGCGCCGAGCGGCACGATCAGACCGGTGTCTTCAGCAACCGGAATGAATGCGTCCGGCTGCACCAGCCCACGGGTCGGATGATTCCAGCGGAGCAGCGCCTCGGCGCCGATCAGCGCCCCGGTGTAATCCACCTGCGGTTGATAATGCAGTTCGAACTGCCCTTGCTTCAGGCCGCGCCTCAGATCCGCCTCGAGTGCGGCGCGTGCATTGAGCGCAGCCTGCATCTCCGGATCGAAGAAGCTCATGGTGTTGCGCCCATCGGCCTTGGCCTGATACATGGCGAGATCGGCCTGCCTGAGCAGATCATCAACCTTGTGATTCTTGCCCGCAAACAGCGCGACCCCGATGCTTGGCGTACTGAAATGCAACTGCCCGTCGATGTCGTGAGGTTCGCCAAGACTCTTGAGGATCTTCTCGCCGACGCCTCTCGCGTGCGCGGCAGCTTCCGCCCGGTCGCTGCCGAGGTTGCCCAGCATCACCACGAACTCGTCCCCGCCAAGACGGGCAACCGTGTCCCCTTCCCGCACGCAGTGCACCAGACGGGCAGCTACATGCTTGAGCAGCAGGTCACCCTTGTCGTGCCCGAGGGTGTCATTGAGCGTCTTGAAATTGTCGAGGTCGATGAACAGCAAGGCACCGCTGCGTTTGCTGCGCCCGCTGGCTGCAAGCTGCTGCTGCAGACGATCAACCAGCAGGCGCCGGTTGGGCAGGCCGGTGAGGGCATCGTAGAAGGCCAGCAACCGGATCTCGTCTTCCATCACCTTGCGCTGGGTGATGTCGGTCGAGATGCCGCACAGCGCATAGATGCTGCCATCTTCCCGTCGCAAGGGGATCTTCACCGACAGGAAGGTCCGCGGTTCGTCCTCACCATGGCGGGTATTCACCTCC
This genomic interval from Parazoarcus communis contains the following:
- a CDS encoding Hsp70 family protein, whose amino-acid sequence is MSLAPARACGVDFGTSNSTIGWLRPGAPTLLTLEDDKPTLPSAVFFNADEDTTCFGRAALGEYLEGYEGRLMRALKSLLGSSLIDGHTEVLGRALPFRQLLASFIGELKQRAEAQAGRPFEQAVFGRPVHFVDDNAEADRKAQDTLEEVARQVGFRDVSFEFEPIGAALHYEASLDREELVLVADIGGGTADFSLIRLSPERARAEDRREDLLGNAGVHIGGTDFDRALSLECVMPLLGYRGKMKNGAEIPSSIFFQLATWHTINFAYARQVTSDLQHIYRDATARTELDRLSRLIARREGHWLALQVEQAKIDLSAAPEAMLELDRLEPGLTHSITRDAFTLATRTLVGRVAETVSTLLNQAGVARDQVDTVYFTGGASGVPQLRKQIAAELPQARSVEGDLYGSIGAGLAVQAMRRYG
- a CDS encoding nitronate monooxygenase is translated as MKRVDDFRLRLGSHELVPIMVGGMGVDISTAELSLEAARLGGIGHISDAMVPTVSDRRFNTKFVKNKLKQYKFNVANSDKSVVQFDLGLLAEATAMHVGKTMEAKRGPGLVFINCMEKLTMNGPKETLRVRLQAAMDHGIDGITLAAGLHLGSFALIQDHPRFNDVKLGIIVSSLRALQLFLKKNARTGRMPDYVVVEGPLAGGHLGFGMDWAAFDLASIMVEIRDWLQAEQLDIPLIPAGGIFTGSDAVNFLEMGAAAVQVATRFTVTDECGLPEDVQQEYFKASEDDIEVNGISPTGYPMRMLKNSPAIGSGIRPNCEAFGYLLDAKGNCQYIDAYNREVAAHPEAAKVKVMDKTCLCTHMRNFDCWTCGHYTYRLKDTTRKNEDGNYQILSAEHVFNDYRYSTGNTIALPPEVAA
- a CDS encoding thymidine phosphorylase family protein, encoding MTELKKSRWAASPKSVPAATPCADAAAGAAALKLVLRRVAIDTYRENVAYLHRDCAVYRAEGFQALSKVEVRANGRRILATLNVVDDEHIVGCAELGVSEDAFDLLGVADGHPASISQAEPASSIPALHRKIAGERLDQNDFRAIVRDIAEHRYSKIELTAFVVACNQGELDREEVYYLTDAMVASGRRLDWRERPVVDKHCIGGIPGNRTSMLVVPIVAAHGMLCPKTSSRAITSPAGTADTMEVLANVELPMEALADIVREHRGCVAWGGTAHLSPADDVLISVERPLSIDSPGQMVASILSKKIAAGSSHLILDIPVGPTAKVRSMPEAQRLRKLFEFVAGRINLTLDVVITDGRQPIGNGIGPALEARDVMQVLENDPAAPNDLRQKALRLAGRMLEFDPDVRGGEGFAIARDILDSGRALAKMQAIIDAQGAKPFRQEHPDCGSLSFDVLAETDGVITGIDNLQIARIARVAGAPKVQGAGVDLFHKLGERVAKGQALFRVYADFPSDLEFARQACARSSGYTLGSADDVPHRFVEF